The following proteins are co-located in the Rhodococcus opacus B4 genome:
- a CDS encoding MFS transporter, translating into MTTNPLDDAPLSTFHKKLAVFSSGGPFLDGYALSIIGVAMVQISGQWNLSSAEQGLIAASTLIGILLGAFAGGWLTDRFGREVLFTLDLVAIIACSVAQFFVEGVVWLIVLRLLLGMAVGADYPIATSLMTEFAPRKYRGPLLGAFVTMWFVGAAAAYVVGEVLARTAGDDAWRWMLASAAFPAVLIVVARVGTPESPRWLVSKGKIDKANEVLLKVYGPGVTVADLPEEEESNVGVKELLRSGYGKRMAFITLFWTCSVIPLFAVYAFAPAILGALKLEGDAAHIGSAVITILFMVGCVVALFLVNRMGRRPLLIHSFVWSGLALLLLGIFPGAPSAIIMVLFAAYAVLIGGSQILQWVYPNELFPTEVRGSAVGLASSLSRIGAAIGTFLVPLSLSSLGIGVTMLIAAGITLFGAVISQMWAPETRGLSLSESAGLGQAAKSPAPAEAISV; encoded by the coding sequence ATGACGACCAATCCGTTGGACGACGCGCCACTGTCCACCTTTCATAAGAAGTTAGCGGTGTTCTCCTCGGGAGGGCCGTTCCTCGACGGTTACGCCCTCTCGATCATCGGTGTCGCGATGGTGCAGATCTCGGGCCAGTGGAACCTGTCGTCGGCCGAACAAGGCCTGATCGCCGCGTCCACGCTGATCGGCATCCTGCTCGGTGCCTTCGCCGGCGGTTGGCTGACCGACCGCTTCGGCCGGGAGGTCCTGTTCACCCTCGATCTGGTGGCGATCATCGCCTGCTCGGTGGCGCAGTTCTTCGTAGAAGGCGTCGTCTGGTTGATCGTCCTGAGGCTGCTCCTGGGCATGGCCGTGGGTGCGGACTACCCGATCGCCACGTCACTGATGACGGAGTTTGCGCCGCGCAAATACCGTGGTCCGTTGCTGGGTGCCTTCGTCACCATGTGGTTCGTCGGCGCCGCGGCAGCGTACGTCGTCGGCGAGGTCCTGGCACGAACCGCCGGAGACGACGCGTGGCGTTGGATGCTGGCCAGTGCCGCATTCCCTGCAGTGTTGATCGTCGTGGCCCGGGTCGGCACACCGGAGTCGCCCCGGTGGCTGGTCAGCAAGGGAAAGATCGACAAGGCCAACGAGGTGCTGCTGAAGGTCTACGGTCCCGGTGTCACCGTCGCCGACCTTCCCGAGGAAGAAGAGAGCAATGTCGGCGTCAAGGAGCTCCTCCGCTCCGGCTACGGCAAGCGGATGGCCTTCATCACCCTCTTCTGGACCTGCTCGGTGATTCCGCTGTTCGCCGTCTATGCCTTCGCCCCGGCCATCCTCGGTGCTCTCAAACTCGAAGGCGACGCCGCACACATCGGATCCGCCGTCATCACCATCTTGTTCATGGTCGGCTGTGTCGTCGCCCTGTTCCTGGTCAACCGGATGGGCCGGCGCCCGCTGCTGATCCACAGCTTCGTGTGGTCGGGTCTCGCCCTGCTGTTGCTCGGAATCTTCCCCGGAGCGCCGAGCGCGATCATCATGGTTCTCTTCGCCGCCTACGCGGTCCTCATCGGCGGCTCCCAGATCCTGCAGTGGGTGTACCCGAACGAGCTGTTCCCCACCGAAGTCCGGGGCTCCGCAGTCGGATTGGCGTCCTCGCTCAGCCGCATCGGCGCTGCGATCGGCACGTTCCTGGTGCCGCTGTCCCTCAGTAGCCTCGGTATCGGCGTCACCATGCTGATCGCTGCAGGTATCACCCTCTTCGGTGCCGTCATCTCCCAGATGTGGGCACCCGAGACCCGGGGGCTGTCCCTCTCCGAGAGCGCGGGCCTCGGCCAGGCCGCCAAGTCG
- a CDS encoding GntR family transcriptional regulator, which produces MSKRAEPTLLTDQVYSMIHESIMNGDLPAGARLRVRDLAEQVGTSVMPVREAIRRLEEAGLAERVPHRGAVVKGLTLAELVHVYDVRRLLEVEAARLGAQRISAEDCDRMQAEFALMRTAVDEGRVVAVLDHDEALLSILYEAAVNPVLLQTIRNLWNHCRAYKIVGAQGSLDSGGDDPLWRFQERLVAAARDRSGESAAAVNEESLLDATDRIKALLATEQAASADAG; this is translated from the coding sequence ATGTCCAAGCGCGCCGAGCCGACACTTCTGACCGATCAGGTCTACTCGATGATTCACGAGTCGATCATGAACGGTGATCTGCCTGCCGGTGCCCGCCTGCGGGTGCGCGATCTCGCCGAGCAGGTGGGAACCAGCGTGATGCCGGTGCGCGAGGCGATCCGCCGACTCGAGGAAGCCGGTCTGGCCGAACGCGTGCCCCACCGGGGGGCGGTGGTCAAGGGTCTGACCCTCGCCGAGTTGGTGCACGTCTACGACGTGCGGCGGTTGCTCGAGGTCGAGGCTGCGCGGCTCGGGGCGCAGCGGATCAGTGCCGAGGACTGCGACAGGATGCAGGCCGAGTTCGCGCTGATGCGCACCGCCGTCGACGAGGGACGCGTGGTCGCCGTCCTCGACCACGACGAGGCCCTGTTGTCGATCCTGTACGAAGCCGCCGTGAATCCTGTTCTTCTGCAGACGATCCGCAACCTGTGGAACCACTGCCGGGCCTACAAGATCGTCGGCGCGCAGGGAAGTCTGGATTCCGGTGGAGACGACCCGCTCTGGCGATTCCAGGAGCGCCTCGTTGCTGCTGCCCGGGACCGTTCGGGTGAATCCGCTGCAGCGGTCAACGAGGAATCACTCCTCGACGCGACCGACCGCATCAAGGCACTCCTGGCGACCGAGCAGGCTGCGTCGGCAGACGCCGGATAG
- a CDS encoding aminobutyraldehyde dehydrogenase — MSISTPVEDVTVRRATGSAPLITAADLPPTSHFVDGAFDASAPGDVFDVIDPCTENVIAQIPQGTTEEVDRAVSAAAAAAEAWARVVPKERSEVLHKIADRLAANADLLARLESANAGKPLAVSRDDVDGTIDTFRFMAGALRATTSMAAGDYVENHLSVILREPLGVVGVVTPWNYPLLMAAWKIAPILAAGNTLVIKPSEQTPLTTLKFAELVADLLPAGVLNVVTGRGSVVGARLAEHPDVDMIALTGSVGSGRAVARGAAETLKRVHLELGGKAPVVIFADADLEAAAESLRVASFWNSGQECGAACRVLVHESVADKFVELFVAQVRELAIGEPGCGDDIEIGPLVSKAHFDRVVGYLDRAAEQGIRVAIGGTALAGTGYFVAPTVLVDVPDGAECSREEIFGPVVTVETFTDEDEAVRRANDVPVGLSASVWTENARRSHDIAARLDSGTVWVNSHLVLANEVPWGGFKGSGYGRDLSIYALDDYSRTKHVMHNHSR, encoded by the coding sequence ATGTCCATCTCAACTCCCGTCGAGGACGTGACGGTACGCCGCGCAACCGGCTCGGCGCCGCTGATCACGGCGGCCGATCTTCCCCCGACCTCGCACTTCGTCGACGGCGCCTTCGACGCATCTGCTCCCGGCGACGTGTTCGACGTGATCGACCCCTGCACGGAGAACGTCATCGCACAGATCCCGCAGGGCACCACCGAGGAAGTCGACCGCGCGGTGAGCGCCGCCGCAGCGGCCGCGGAAGCCTGGGCACGCGTGGTACCCAAGGAGCGGTCGGAGGTGCTGCACAAGATCGCCGACCGGCTCGCCGCCAACGCCGACCTGCTCGCCCGGCTCGAATCGGCGAACGCCGGAAAGCCCCTGGCAGTCTCCCGTGACGACGTCGACGGCACCATCGACACCTTCCGCTTCATGGCAGGCGCCCTGCGCGCGACCACGTCCATGGCCGCCGGCGACTACGTCGAGAACCACCTGTCGGTAATCCTGCGCGAACCCCTCGGAGTGGTCGGAGTGGTCACCCCGTGGAACTACCCCCTGCTGATGGCCGCCTGGAAGATCGCGCCCATCCTCGCCGCCGGCAACACCCTCGTGATCAAACCGTCGGAGCAGACCCCGCTGACCACCCTGAAGTTCGCCGAACTCGTCGCCGATCTGCTGCCCGCCGGAGTGCTGAACGTCGTCACCGGCCGCGGCTCGGTCGTCGGTGCCCGGCTCGCCGAGCACCCGGACGTCGACATGATCGCGCTCACCGGGTCGGTGGGCAGCGGCCGCGCCGTCGCCCGCGGCGCCGCCGAGACCCTCAAGCGGGTCCACCTCGAACTCGGCGGCAAGGCGCCGGTCGTGATCTTCGCCGACGCCGACCTCGAGGCGGCAGCAGAATCGCTGCGGGTCGCGAGCTTCTGGAATTCCGGGCAGGAGTGCGGCGCGGCGTGCCGGGTCCTGGTCCACGAGTCGGTCGCCGACAAGTTCGTCGAACTCTTCGTCGCGCAGGTCCGTGAACTCGCCATCGGCGAACCCGGCTGCGGGGACGACATCGAGATCGGGCCCCTGGTCTCCAAGGCCCATTTCGATCGCGTCGTCGGATACCTCGATCGCGCCGCCGAGCAGGGCATCCGGGTCGCCATCGGCGGAACGGCACTCGCCGGCACCGGTTACTTCGTGGCACCGACGGTGCTCGTCGACGTCCCGGACGGCGCCGAGTGCTCCCGCGAGGAGATCTTCGGACCCGTCGTCACCGTCGAGACCTTCACCGACGAGGACGAGGCGGTCCGCCGCGCCAACGACGTCCCCGTCGGACTGTCCGCTTCGGTCTGGACGGAGAACGCGCGCCGCAGTCACGACATCGCCGCGCGGCTCGATTCCGGTACCGTCTGGGTCAATTCACACCTGGTGCTGGCCAACGAGGTCCCCTGGGGTGGATTCAAGGGTTCCGGCTACGGACGCGACCTGTCGATCTACGCCCTCGACGACTACTCCCGCACCAAGCACGTGATGCACAACCACAGTCGCTGA
- a CDS encoding GntR family transcriptional regulator, which translates to MKTTPLQGSSSSLLADRVYDTLRGHIAQGHWAPGTQLRIREVAALVGTSVMPVREALRRLEQAGLIVTEPYRGASVRELSIDELEYVYDVRIMLEPDAARRGAVLADDAAVETMRQHWRLLEHAAAHGDIAGAVAQDELLLSALFSAGNNPVLTGLIQGMWDTCRPYKNLWVRDAVGHGLSRWNYLADLVAAVETRDGDSAFHILEHVCRSSRSTVRGILDPLST; encoded by the coding sequence ATGAAAACGACTCCACTGCAGGGTTCTTCGTCGAGCTTGCTGGCGGACCGGGTGTACGACACCCTGCGCGGTCACATCGCGCAGGGTCATTGGGCGCCGGGGACGCAGCTACGGATCCGGGAGGTCGCCGCGCTGGTGGGCACCAGCGTGATGCCGGTCCGGGAAGCGCTCCGGCGGCTCGAGCAGGCCGGTCTGATCGTCACGGAACCCTACCGGGGGGCGTCGGTACGGGAATTGAGTATCGACGAACTCGAATACGTGTACGACGTGCGCATCATGCTCGAACCCGATGCCGCGCGCCGGGGCGCCGTCCTGGCCGACGACGCGGCCGTCGAGACGATGAGGCAGCACTGGCGCCTGCTGGAGCACGCGGCCGCGCACGGCGACATCGCCGGAGCCGTCGCTCAGGACGAACTGCTGCTGTCGGCGTTGTTCTCGGCCGGAAACAACCCGGTTCTCACCGGACTGATCCAGGGGATGTGGGACACCTGCCGTCCCTACAAGAACCTCTGGGTGCGCGACGCCGTCGGGCACGGACTGTCCCGGTGGAACTATCTCGCCGACCTCGTCGCTGCGGTCGAAACCCGCGACGGCGACAGCGCGTTCCACATTCTCGAACACGTGTGCCGCAGTTCTCGCTCCACCGTGCGGGGAATTCTCGATCCGCTGTCCACCTGA
- a CDS encoding WhiB family transcriptional regulator, with amino-acid sequence MSTSLTAHPYAPSTEMWDWQLRARCRNMDTDLFFSPEGETRQARRYREDFATQICHSCPVVTECRTHAQTVREPYGIWGGATEADRRFSTDRKPQQPPAARTVTRSTAQRLTVSSRHPRPGRREACGDAADQTLRSG; translated from the coding sequence ATGAGCACGTCTCTGACAGCGCACCCCTATGCACCCTCGACGGAGATGTGGGACTGGCAGTTGCGTGCCCGCTGCCGGAACATGGACACCGACCTGTTCTTCTCGCCCGAGGGCGAAACACGGCAGGCCCGGCGCTACCGCGAAGACTTCGCCACCCAGATCTGCCACTCCTGCCCGGTCGTGACCGAGTGCCGCACTCACGCCCAGACCGTTCGTGAGCCGTACGGGATCTGGGGCGGCGCCACCGAGGCCGACCGTCGATTCTCTACCGACCGCAAGCCGCAGCAGCCGCCCGCGGCGCGAACCGTAACCAGAAGCACCGCACAGCGTCTGACCGTTTCCTCCCGCCATCCGAGACCCGGACGGCGGGAGGCGTGCGGCGACGCTGCAGATCAGACTCTGCGGAGCGGCTAG
- a CDS encoding amino acid permease, giving the protein MSDLDKNPTTTLQKSLKQRHLTMIAIGGVIGAGLFVGSSALLNSSGPAAIFSYAITGFVVILVMRMLGEMAVADPSTGSFAGYARKAFGNRAGFTTGWLYWFFWVVVAGAEAVIGGKLLQRWIDLPSWPMAAALLLAMVATNLRSVRNFGEFEYWFAGIKVAAIIAFLAIGACFVVGLWPGHSADVSNLTAHGGFAPNGWTVVLSGVVVAVFSMVGPEIATIAAAESEEPEKSVAKAANSVIGRVGVFYLGSVLLLAIIVPWSSIKVGQSPFVDALNVMGIPGGPDIMNAVVLVAVLSCLNSSLYTASRMMFVLANQGDAPRSVARVDKNGVPRGALLAALCVGLGCVALDYFSPTTAFAFIVNASGATILMVYLMIALSQIKLRSLLGREKARELRFRMWLFPYLSILGVVGILAVLISMFFVESTRSQISLSLGALAVTLIAYQARRRFGSAHTSNGSVEGRNIYRERDFGTEVSYAVPADVSPSDR; this is encoded by the coding sequence ATGTCTGATTTGGATAAGAACCCGACCACCACACTGCAGAAGAGCCTGAAGCAACGTCACTTGACGATGATCGCGATCGGCGGAGTTATCGGCGCCGGACTGTTCGTCGGTTCCAGCGCGCTGCTGAACTCCTCGGGCCCTGCCGCAATCTTTTCCTACGCGATCACCGGTTTCGTAGTCATTCTCGTCATGCGAATGCTCGGCGAAATGGCCGTGGCAGACCCATCGACAGGGTCCTTTGCCGGATACGCGCGCAAAGCGTTCGGAAACCGCGCGGGTTTCACCACGGGGTGGCTGTACTGGTTCTTCTGGGTGGTCGTCGCCGGGGCCGAGGCCGTGATCGGCGGAAAACTCCTGCAGCGGTGGATAGATCTTCCCTCGTGGCCCATGGCGGCGGCGTTGCTTCTCGCCATGGTTGCCACCAACCTTCGGTCGGTTCGCAATTTCGGTGAGTTCGAGTACTGGTTCGCCGGCATCAAGGTCGCCGCGATCATCGCGTTCCTCGCGATCGGGGCGTGCTTCGTGGTGGGCCTGTGGCCGGGGCACAGCGCCGACGTCTCCAACCTGACCGCTCACGGGGGATTCGCGCCGAACGGATGGACCGTCGTTCTCTCCGGCGTCGTCGTCGCGGTCTTCTCCATGGTCGGCCCCGAGATCGCCACGATCGCGGCGGCTGAGTCCGAGGAACCCGAGAAGTCGGTTGCCAAGGCGGCGAACTCCGTGATCGGCCGTGTCGGAGTGTTCTATCTCGGCTCCGTCCTTCTCCTGGCGATCATCGTCCCGTGGTCCTCCATCAAGGTCGGCCAGTCGCCCTTCGTCGATGCCCTGAACGTCATGGGGATCCCGGGCGGCCCGGACATCATGAATGCGGTGGTCCTGGTTGCCGTCCTGTCGTGCCTGAATTCGAGTCTCTACACCGCCTCACGCATGATGTTCGTGCTGGCCAATCAGGGCGACGCTCCCCGTTCGGTCGCTCGGGTGGACAAGAACGGAGTTCCCCGCGGGGCGCTGCTGGCCGCGTTGTGCGTCGGGCTGGGCTGCGTTGCGCTCGACTACTTCTCACCGACGACGGCGTTCGCGTTCATCGTCAACGCGTCGGGCGCCACGATCCTGATGGTCTACTTGATGATCGCGCTCTCCCAGATCAAGCTCCGGTCGTTGCTCGGCCGGGAGAAGGCCCGCGAACTCCGCTTCAGGATGTGGCTCTTCCCGTACCTCTCGATCCTCGGGGTCGTCGGAATCCTCGCGGTCTTGATCTCGATGTTCTTCGTCGAATCGACGCGGTCGCAGATCTCCCTCAGTCTCGGCGCCCTCGCCGTCACCCTGATCGCCTATCAGGCACGACGCAGGTTCGGCTCCGCGCACACGTCGAACGGTTCCGTCGAAGGCCGAAACATCTACAGGGAACGAGACTTCGGCACCGAGGTTTCGTACGCGGTGCCCGCGGACGTGTCGCCGAGCGACCGCTAG
- a CDS encoding PucR family transcriptional regulator: MNQIGRPVAVASVDDFMARTRQHLGASVVLLDRDFELVAYGAESIEVPEDHAQSAVRQATDVDSRNWIVDCGIAYATRPVRTPANGNTGSRARICLPVRHGGKTYGFLFVLPGENASISDRELEELMPLAAQAGALLAADTSGNGRLAGAFADLLEGDPDRSSAAAEHLRAADDVNDAEFTMLATDHASIDRRSGVTAVPMGRLTAVFVAQRHSSSSALRSAIDSYSGEGSVVGVGGTYSDLRDARKSWRQARLCLDVIALEPSRGPVAYWDRLGVYRLAAIASAELIAEAVVTPAVRALFEHRNRDLLSTAEAFFDNAGDIAATTGALSIHRQTLYYRLRRIQELTTLDLSIGQDRLELHVGLALGKLVGGRS; the protein is encoded by the coding sequence ATGAATCAGATCGGCCGGCCGGTTGCCGTTGCCAGCGTCGATGACTTCATGGCACGCACGCGTCAGCACCTGGGAGCGTCCGTCGTACTACTGGACCGTGATTTCGAGTTGGTCGCGTACGGTGCCGAGTCGATCGAAGTGCCCGAAGACCACGCACAGTCTGCTGTCAGGCAAGCGACCGATGTGGATTCCCGCAACTGGATCGTCGATTGCGGAATCGCCTACGCCACGAGGCCGGTTCGAACACCGGCGAACGGGAATACCGGTTCGAGGGCGCGCATCTGCCTCCCCGTCCGGCACGGAGGAAAAACCTACGGGTTCTTGTTCGTACTGCCGGGAGAAAACGCATCGATCTCCGACCGTGAACTCGAGGAATTGATGCCGCTGGCGGCCCAGGCGGGTGCGCTGCTCGCCGCCGACACGTCGGGGAACGGGCGCCTGGCAGGCGCGTTCGCGGACCTGCTGGAAGGCGATCCGGACAGGTCGTCGGCTGCCGCCGAGCACCTCAGGGCGGCGGACGACGTGAACGACGCCGAATTCACGATGCTCGCGACGGACCACGCCTCGATCGATCGACGATCGGGCGTCACCGCCGTGCCGATGGGAAGACTCACGGCGGTCTTTGTAGCGCAACGTCATTCATCGTCTTCCGCGCTTCGCTCCGCGATCGACAGCTACTCCGGAGAGGGCAGTGTCGTCGGAGTCGGGGGAACCTACTCGGACCTTCGGGATGCCAGGAAGAGCTGGCGGCAGGCAAGACTGTGCCTCGACGTCATCGCACTCGAGCCGTCGAGGGGGCCGGTGGCGTACTGGGATCGACTCGGCGTGTATCGGCTGGCTGCAATCGCATCCGCGGAGCTCATCGCCGAAGCGGTCGTCACCCCTGCGGTCAGGGCACTGTTCGAGCACCGGAACCGCGACCTTCTCTCCACCGCGGAGGCATTCTTCGACAACGCCGGCGACATTGCCGCGACGACCGGTGCACTGAGCATTCATCGGCAGACGCTGTACTACAGGCTGCGTCGCATTCAGGAACTCACCACACTGGACCTGTCGATCGGCCAGGACCGCCTGGAGTTGCACGTCGGCCTCGCGCTCGGAAAGCTGGTCGGAGGTCGCTCGTAA
- a CDS encoding MarR family winged helix-turn-helix transcriptional regulator, producing MPPRKNAATVAKKKAVKRSDPVDWASYFWEKNDLGADREAFLAMSSMLRFHRIVTDALEVELKTHGLNLTDYLLLMTLELSENGTRLLSRLAKSLLVHATTITLSTDRLENKGLVSRDAHPTDRRATYATITDEGREFILTVTNTLKEINFGLVGSTPVQQRKLLAALTALRSAAGDVDPAD from the coding sequence GTGCCGCCACGGAAGAACGCCGCGACAGTCGCAAAGAAGAAGGCTGTCAAGCGGAGCGATCCAGTGGATTGGGCGAGCTACTTCTGGGAGAAGAACGACCTCGGCGCAGACCGTGAAGCCTTCCTCGCCATGAGCTCGATGCTCCGGTTCCATCGGATCGTGACCGACGCGCTCGAAGTCGAACTGAAGACCCACGGGCTCAACCTGACGGACTACCTGCTGCTGATGACGCTCGAGCTGAGCGAAAACGGCACACGGCTGCTGTCCAGGCTGGCCAAGAGCTTGCTCGTGCACGCCACGACGATCACCCTGTCGACCGACCGTCTGGAAAACAAAGGCCTCGTATCGCGGGACGCGCACCCTACGGACCGGCGCGCGACGTACGCGACGATCACCGACGAAGGGCGCGAGTTCATCCTGACGGTGACCAACACCCTCAAGGAGATCAACTTCGGTCTGGTGGGCAGCACGCCTGTGCAGCAGCGCAAGCTCCTGGCCGCGCTCACGGCACTGCGCTCCGCTGCGGGCGACGTCGACCCGGCAGACTGA
- a CDS encoding LuxR C-terminal-related transcriptional regulator, producing MIGLVDKSIIVRINGPHGTQGRYRMLEPVRQYAMERLASSPDASAVRHRHRDYFFRLAQRGMSDYCSSRDVEWYATTQTDQANIREALAFSLSDPGEPLVALEMATALRPFWEQSGSVLEGYQWLRRILDRVTDPSLERATGLVAASILAFLVEQTEDARTLLREYRELTTQQPWDELTVTALFASALEASADDDIHKAFDEAELAVELGIDRENPGLVAEAMALSALYAFITEHEDAEYIAGRFVQFTERHGAHLLKAIALYPLGAVRWRKGDVASATALMSEAIRLYQMFEHPGMVAVCIEGLAWSAAASRPDHAAMLLGAAKSIWQYSQMRLAQAAVQQVTSIVERELRQNLGNPTFEQMYAKGEALSFDESVALALGSETDRKPKGKESGTRAGLTRREQQIAALVADGLTNREIATKLVISQRTVDAHVEHILTKLGFRSRTQIVRWLDTAEQPD from the coding sequence TTGATCGGGCTCGTCGACAAATCGATCATCGTCCGCATCAACGGCCCTCACGGAACGCAGGGCCGGTATCGAATGCTCGAGCCGGTGCGCCAATACGCCATGGAGAGGTTGGCGTCGTCCCCGGACGCGTCGGCCGTGCGACATCGTCACCGGGATTACTTCTTCCGTCTCGCCCAGCGTGGAATGTCCGACTACTGCAGCAGCAGAGACGTCGAGTGGTACGCGACGACACAAACAGACCAAGCCAATATCCGCGAAGCGCTCGCATTCAGTTTGTCCGACCCCGGCGAGCCGCTGGTCGCACTCGAGATGGCGACGGCTCTGCGTCCCTTTTGGGAGCAATCCGGATCCGTTCTGGAGGGGTATCAGTGGCTGCGACGCATCCTCGATCGAGTCACCGACCCGTCGCTCGAGCGGGCAACGGGTCTCGTCGCCGCAAGCATCCTCGCGTTCCTCGTCGAGCAGACAGAAGACGCCCGCACACTACTTCGCGAATACCGCGAACTGACCACGCAACAGCCGTGGGACGAGTTGACCGTGACCGCCCTGTTCGCATCGGCTCTGGAAGCGTCCGCGGACGATGACATTCACAAAGCATTCGACGAAGCTGAGCTGGCTGTAGAGCTGGGAATCGACCGGGAGAATCCAGGTCTCGTAGCCGAAGCGATGGCCCTGTCCGCCCTGTACGCATTCATCACGGAGCATGAGGACGCGGAATACATTGCGGGGCGTTTCGTGCAGTTCACGGAGCGCCACGGGGCGCACCTGCTCAAAGCCATCGCCCTGTATCCGCTCGGAGCCGTGCGGTGGCGGAAGGGAGACGTCGCTTCCGCCACAGCCCTCATGTCCGAGGCGATACGCCTGTATCAGATGTTCGAGCATCCGGGCATGGTCGCTGTCTGTATCGAGGGGCTCGCGTGGTCGGCTGCCGCGAGCCGACCGGATCACGCCGCCATGCTATTGGGCGCGGCAAAATCGATCTGGCAATACAGCCAGATGAGACTTGCTCAGGCCGCAGTGCAGCAAGTCACGAGCATTGTCGAACGGGAACTCCGTCAGAACCTCGGGAACCCCACCTTCGAGCAGATGTACGCCAAGGGTGAAGCACTTTCCTTCGACGAATCGGTGGCACTTGCCCTCGGGTCCGAGACGGATCGAAAACCGAAGGGTAAAGAATCTGGTACTCGCGCCGGCCTGACCCGCCGTGAGCAGCAGATCGCCGCCCTGGTCGCCGACGGTCTCACGAACAGAGAGATCGCCACCAAGCTGGTGATCTCCCAGCGGACCGTCGACGCCCACGTCGAGCACATCCTCACCAAGCTGGGTTTCCGCTCACGAACCCAGATCGTGCGATGGTTGGATACAGCCGAGCAACCCGACTGA
- a CDS encoding GntR family transcriptional regulator, producing the protein MPSKTSPGRVPLYRQVQDVLLQRLDSGRLQPGDRLPPETDLAAELRVNRLTVRQAIGELTRAGRLVTRQGSGTFVAPPPRHFPIELVASYIDGPDGLGGAFASVGRTLSETLVGSEVVLGGSAPQAEEYLPARRLRRVDSVLEVDGEPWFANSVWMDDRRFAGIDRHLQDGVPMYTVWRDVYGVRLKAAWRSFAAAAASPRVAELLGVPAGAPVLLRDGLNLDEDGLPAVYINRSCRSDRVRFVANYLQVD; encoded by the coding sequence ATGCCGAGCAAAACGTCGCCGGGCCGGGTGCCGCTCTACCGACAGGTGCAGGACGTCCTGCTGCAGCGACTCGACAGTGGGAGGCTGCAACCGGGAGACCGGCTGCCACCCGAGACCGACCTGGCCGCCGAACTCCGGGTCAACCGGCTGACGGTCCGCCAGGCCATCGGTGAATTGACCCGTGCGGGCCGGCTGGTGACGCGGCAGGGGTCGGGCACCTTCGTGGCTCCGCCGCCCCGGCATTTTCCCATCGAACTCGTCGCCAGCTACATCGACGGTCCCGACGGCCTCGGCGGGGCCTTCGCATCAGTCGGCCGCACGTTGAGCGAGACACTGGTGGGCAGTGAGGTCGTGCTCGGTGGCAGTGCGCCCCAGGCGGAAGAGTATCTGCCGGCCCGCCGGCTGCGCCGCGTCGATTCGGTGCTCGAGGTCGACGGCGAACCCTGGTTCGCGAACTCGGTGTGGATGGACGATCGCCGGTTCGCCGGGATCGACCGGCACCTGCAGGACGGCGTCCCGATGTACACGGTGTGGCGTGACGTCTATGGCGTGCGCCTGAAGGCGGCGTGGCGGTCGTTCGCCGCGGCTGCGGCCTCGCCGCGCGTGGCGGAACTGCTCGGTGTGCCCGCCGGCGCACCCGTACTGCTGCGCGACGGCCTGAACCTCGACGAGGACGGCCTTCCCGCCGTCTACATCAACCGGTCGTGCCGCAGCGACCGCGTGCGGTTCGTCGCGAACTACCTGCAGGTGGACTGA